The following are encoded in a window of Hippoglossus hippoglossus isolate fHipHip1 chromosome 23, fHipHip1.pri, whole genome shotgun sequence genomic DNA:
- the caprin2 gene encoding caprin-2 isoform X2: MVQLCLSPTEDVTTTLELSEEGSERQEDPMMAGNPNMELNTFQLSLEISTVYIGYETYIEDGLICLKHKVRNLEKKKLKLEDYRKRLTRSEELNKDQLAAVEKYQEVLHNLAFAQELHKTLDDLTQSLLRAQKKAVKKEQVAKVEVERRRLATVLQIQNLLHSLQHEHIRRDLQVGHNQAPHISAQKLRSLGQLATLLGVKRNNQLNLGEQMEQAAVVYLDLLEGTDKPVAGSTFKLLKEELTRLLNCKYFNCLLPNKTPEVFPSKISHSTISKSKGNETKVCNENWREDLEAIRKREPPDNWDMECPVHKPWKGAATYIYKVPTKKQSDCKQKKERKAKGEQNAKLAVHMDMPQVVFNSQSTLPKDPILRKQHLEDFMTKIHGSFSFMQDSVLDGESPSNNGHPGLKRQSSGLPSPLVQTDLRSPADFLLKAIHSTPLPTRLTEHKASLTSGDQCLESSNLELTAKDTPHEPLQLADKKAFPSPPLYRRESIISVCLDERSHPHTPVAEFELTPLHKHYPCNGVGSCTPTTPQGQTFSTPPTRRSLPSAQFQDIHSVFKVNTSSPQNGELNYKPESVVFSECSYSTASTQTPPEFAPSEDEPQPMYQSDYIVENDVQMFLSPGRSGGSMCRPGQSYYTRGSVRGGSYIPQAHLRDSGPVRYAVRDPGYQHKNEGGRHNSSAAWSDCSQLSSPDREGSFTIVDSGLGDSLSVSTVEVSLTPHSQHHPAMLPMQLYPLSQPLQVAFTASRTANFAPCNLDQPIVFDQLHSNLGEMYDTRIGRFTCPVNGTYVFIFHILKLAITVPLYINLMRNEDVMVSAYANDGAPDHETASNHAILPLFQGDQVWLRLHRGAIYGSTWKYSTFSGFLLYQE; encoded by the exons ATGGTGCAGCTGTGTCTGTCCCCTACGGAGGATGTCACCACCACACTTGAGCTCTCAGAGGAGGGCAGTGAAAGGCAGGAAGACCCCATGATGGCTGGTAACCCAAACATGGAGCTGAACACCTTTCAGCTCAGCCTGGAGATCTCCACTGTCTACATTGGCTATGAAACCTACATAGAAGATGGCCTCATCTGCCTTAAACACAAGGTCCGCaacttggagaaaaaaaag CTGAAACTGGAAGACTACAGGAAAAGGCTGACCAGGAGTGAGGAACTAAACAAAGATCAACTG gCGGCTGTGGAAAAGTATCAGGAGGTGTTGCATAACCTGGCATTTGCTCAGGAGCTACACAAAACCCTAGATGACTTGACTCAGAGT TTGCTGAGAGCCCAGAAGAAGGCAGTGAAAAAGGAGCAGGTGGCaaaggtggaggtggagaggaggcgTCTGGCAACAGTGCTTCAGATACAGAATCTTCTCCACAGCCTGCAACATGAGCATATTAGGAGAGACTTGCAGGTCGGACACAATCAGGCACCCCACATCTCAGCCCAGAAGCTGCGCAGCCTAGGTCAGCTTGCCACCCTGCTGGGAGTCAAGAGGAATAACCAACTGAA TTTAGGGGAGCAGATGGAACAGGCAGCTGTGGTGTACTTGGACTTGTTGGAGGGGACAGACAAGCCAGTTGCTGGATCCACAT TTAAGCTGTTGAAAGAGGAGCTCACCAGGCTGTTGAATTGCAAATACTTCAATTGTCTTCTACCCAACAAGACTCCTGAGGTTTTCCCGAGCAAAATCAGCCACAGCA CCATATCGAAGTCAAAAGGAAATGAAACGAAAGTTTGTAATGAG AACTGGAGGGAGGATTTGGAGGCCATACGAAAAAGGGAGCCTCCTGACAACTGGGATATGGAGTGCCCAGTCCACAAACCATGGAAAGGAGCTGCTACTTATATCTACAAAGTCCCCACCAAGAAACAATCTGACTGCAAACAG aaaaaagagaggaaagccAAAGGAGAGCAAAATGCCAAGTTG GCAGTACACATGGACATGCCCCAGGTAGTTTTTAACTCTCAGTCTACCTTACCCAAAGACCCCATCCTGAGGAAGCAGCACCTGGAGGACTTCATGACAAAGATCCATGGCTCCTTCAGTTTCATGCAG GACTCTGTCCTTGATGGTGAGAGCCCCTCGAATAATGGCCACCCTGGACTGAAGAGACAGTCATCTGGATTGCCCTCTCCTCTGG TTCAGACAGACTTGAGAAGCCCAGCGGATTTCCTGCTCAAAGCAATTCAT TCCACCCCACTGCCTACTAGGCTTACGGAGCACAAAGCCAGTCTGACCAGTGGAGATCAGTGCCTGGAGTCCAGTAACCTGGAGCTTACCGCAAAGGACACACCTCAT GAGCCACTTCAGTTGGCTGATAAAAAGGCATTTCCCTCACCGCCACTGTACCGCAGGGAGTCCATCATTTCTGTGTGCCTGGATGAGAGGAGCCATCCTCAT ACACCTGTTGCTGAGTTTGAGCTCACCCCATTACATAAGCATTATCCATGCAATGGGGTGGGATCTTGCACCCCTACCACCCCTCAGGGACAGACTTTCTCTACACCCCCCACCAGGAGATCTCTCCCCTCTGCACAATTTCAGGACATCCATTCT GTCTTCAAGGTGAATACATCCTCTCCCCAGAATGGGGAACTGAACTACAAACCAGAATCTGTAGTTTTCTCTGAGTGCAGTTACAGTACTGCCAGTACACAAACCCCACCTGAGTTTGCGCCCTCAGAAGACGAACCACAGCCCA TGTACCAGTCAGATTATATTGTGGAAAATGATGTGCAGATGTTCCTGTCCCCTGGCCGCTCAGGAGGAAGCATGTGTCGACCTGGTCAGTCATACTACACTAGAGGATCCGTGAGAG GAGGATCCTACATTCCCCAGGCTCATCTCAGGGATTCTGGTCCTGTCCGCTATGCTGTAAGG GACCCTGGATACCAACACAAAAATGAAGGAGGGAGGCATAACTCCAGTG cagcatggAGTGATTGTTCCCAGTTGAGTAGCCCAGACCGGGAGGGATCCTTCACCATTGTTGACTCTGGGCTAGGTGACTCACTGTCAGTCTCCACTGTGGAGGTCTCACTTACTCCCCACAGCCAACACCACCCTGCAATGTTACCAATGCAACTCTACCCACTCTCCCAGCCTCTGCAAGTGGCCTTCACTGCCTCTCGCACTGCCAACTTTGCCCCGTGTAATCTGGACCAACCTATTGTGTTTGACCAGCTACACAGCAATCTGGGGGAGATGTACGACACCCGTATCGGCCGCTTCACCTGCCCTGTCAACGGAACGTATGTCTTCATCTTCCACATTCTGAAGCTCGCCATCACCGTGCCGCTCTATATCAACCTCATGCGCAACGAGGATGTGATGGTGTCCGCTTATGCCAATGATGGAGCCCCAGATCATGAGACAGCCAGCAACCACGCCATCCTGCCTCTCTTCCAAGGGGACCAAGTTTGGCTTCGTTTGCATCGTGGTGCTATCTATGGCAGCACCTGGAAGTACAGCACCTTCTCTGGCTTCCTATTGTACCAAGAATGA
- the caprin2 gene encoding caprin-2 isoform X1, translated as MVQLCLSPTEDVTTTLELSEEGSERQEDPMMAGNPNMELNTFQLSLEISTVYIGYETYIEDGLICLKHKVRNLEKKKLKLEDYRKRLTRSEELNKDQLAAVEKYQEVLHNLAFAQELHKTLDDLTQSLLRAQKKAVKKEQVAKVEVERRRLATVLQIQNLLHSLQHEHIRRDLQVGHNQAPHISAQKLRSLGQLATLLGVKRNNQLNLGEQMEQAAVVYLDLLEGTDKPVAGSTFKLLKEELTRLLNCKYFNCLLPNKTPEVFPSKISHSTISKSKGNETKVCNENWREDLEAIRKREPPDNWDMECPVHKPWKGAATYIYKVPTKKQSDCKQKKERKAKGEQNAKLAVHMDMPQVVFNSQSTLPKDPILRKQHLEDFMTKIHGSFSFMQDSVLDGESPSNNGHPGLKRQSSGLPSPLVVQTDLRSPADFLLKAIHSTPLPTRLTEHKASLTSGDQCLESSNLELTAKDTPHEPLQLADKKAFPSPPLYRRESIISVCLDERSHPHTPVAEFELTPLHKHYPCNGVGSCTPTTPQGQTFSTPPTRRSLPSAQFQDIHSVFKVNTSSPQNGELNYKPESVVFSECSYSTASTQTPPEFAPSEDEPQPMYQSDYIVENDVQMFLSPGRSGGSMCRPGQSYYTRGSVRGGSYIPQAHLRDSGPVRYAVRDPGYQHKNEGGRHNSSAAWSDCSQLSSPDREGSFTIVDSGLGDSLSVSTVEVSLTPHSQHHPAMLPMQLYPLSQPLQVAFTASRTANFAPCNLDQPIVFDQLHSNLGEMYDTRIGRFTCPVNGTYVFIFHILKLAITVPLYINLMRNEDVMVSAYANDGAPDHETASNHAILPLFQGDQVWLRLHRGAIYGSTWKYSTFSGFLLYQE; from the exons ATGGTGCAGCTGTGTCTGTCCCCTACGGAGGATGTCACCACCACACTTGAGCTCTCAGAGGAGGGCAGTGAAAGGCAGGAAGACCCCATGATGGCTGGTAACCCAAACATGGAGCTGAACACCTTTCAGCTCAGCCTGGAGATCTCCACTGTCTACATTGGCTATGAAACCTACATAGAAGATGGCCTCATCTGCCTTAAACACAAGGTCCGCaacttggagaaaaaaaag CTGAAACTGGAAGACTACAGGAAAAGGCTGACCAGGAGTGAGGAACTAAACAAAGATCAACTG gCGGCTGTGGAAAAGTATCAGGAGGTGTTGCATAACCTGGCATTTGCTCAGGAGCTACACAAAACCCTAGATGACTTGACTCAGAGT TTGCTGAGAGCCCAGAAGAAGGCAGTGAAAAAGGAGCAGGTGGCaaaggtggaggtggagaggaggcgTCTGGCAACAGTGCTTCAGATACAGAATCTTCTCCACAGCCTGCAACATGAGCATATTAGGAGAGACTTGCAGGTCGGACACAATCAGGCACCCCACATCTCAGCCCAGAAGCTGCGCAGCCTAGGTCAGCTTGCCACCCTGCTGGGAGTCAAGAGGAATAACCAACTGAA TTTAGGGGAGCAGATGGAACAGGCAGCTGTGGTGTACTTGGACTTGTTGGAGGGGACAGACAAGCCAGTTGCTGGATCCACAT TTAAGCTGTTGAAAGAGGAGCTCACCAGGCTGTTGAATTGCAAATACTTCAATTGTCTTCTACCCAACAAGACTCCTGAGGTTTTCCCGAGCAAAATCAGCCACAGCA CCATATCGAAGTCAAAAGGAAATGAAACGAAAGTTTGTAATGAG AACTGGAGGGAGGATTTGGAGGCCATACGAAAAAGGGAGCCTCCTGACAACTGGGATATGGAGTGCCCAGTCCACAAACCATGGAAAGGAGCTGCTACTTATATCTACAAAGTCCCCACCAAGAAACAATCTGACTGCAAACAG aaaaaagagaggaaagccAAAGGAGAGCAAAATGCCAAGTTG GCAGTACACATGGACATGCCCCAGGTAGTTTTTAACTCTCAGTCTACCTTACCCAAAGACCCCATCCTGAGGAAGCAGCACCTGGAGGACTTCATGACAAAGATCCATGGCTCCTTCAGTTTCATGCAG GACTCTGTCCTTGATGGTGAGAGCCCCTCGAATAATGGCCACCCTGGACTGAAGAGACAGTCATCTGGATTGCCCTCTCCTCTGG TAGTTCAGACAGACTTGAGAAGCCCAGCGGATTTCCTGCTCAAAGCAATTCAT TCCACCCCACTGCCTACTAGGCTTACGGAGCACAAAGCCAGTCTGACCAGTGGAGATCAGTGCCTGGAGTCCAGTAACCTGGAGCTTACCGCAAAGGACACACCTCAT GAGCCACTTCAGTTGGCTGATAAAAAGGCATTTCCCTCACCGCCACTGTACCGCAGGGAGTCCATCATTTCTGTGTGCCTGGATGAGAGGAGCCATCCTCAT ACACCTGTTGCTGAGTTTGAGCTCACCCCATTACATAAGCATTATCCATGCAATGGGGTGGGATCTTGCACCCCTACCACCCCTCAGGGACAGACTTTCTCTACACCCCCCACCAGGAGATCTCTCCCCTCTGCACAATTTCAGGACATCCATTCT GTCTTCAAGGTGAATACATCCTCTCCCCAGAATGGGGAACTGAACTACAAACCAGAATCTGTAGTTTTCTCTGAGTGCAGTTACAGTACTGCCAGTACACAAACCCCACCTGAGTTTGCGCCCTCAGAAGACGAACCACAGCCCA TGTACCAGTCAGATTATATTGTGGAAAATGATGTGCAGATGTTCCTGTCCCCTGGCCGCTCAGGAGGAAGCATGTGTCGACCTGGTCAGTCATACTACACTAGAGGATCCGTGAGAG GAGGATCCTACATTCCCCAGGCTCATCTCAGGGATTCTGGTCCTGTCCGCTATGCTGTAAGG GACCCTGGATACCAACACAAAAATGAAGGAGGGAGGCATAACTCCAGTG cagcatggAGTGATTGTTCCCAGTTGAGTAGCCCAGACCGGGAGGGATCCTTCACCATTGTTGACTCTGGGCTAGGTGACTCACTGTCAGTCTCCACTGTGGAGGTCTCACTTACTCCCCACAGCCAACACCACCCTGCAATGTTACCAATGCAACTCTACCCACTCTCCCAGCCTCTGCAAGTGGCCTTCACTGCCTCTCGCACTGCCAACTTTGCCCCGTGTAATCTGGACCAACCTATTGTGTTTGACCAGCTACACAGCAATCTGGGGGAGATGTACGACACCCGTATCGGCCGCTTCACCTGCCCTGTCAACGGAACGTATGTCTTCATCTTCCACATTCTGAAGCTCGCCATCACCGTGCCGCTCTATATCAACCTCATGCGCAACGAGGATGTGATGGTGTCCGCTTATGCCAATGATGGAGCCCCAGATCATGAGACAGCCAGCAACCACGCCATCCTGCCTCTCTTCCAAGGGGACCAAGTTTGGCTTCGTTTGCATCGTGGTGCTATCTATGGCAGCACCTGGAAGTACAGCACCTTCTCTGGCTTCCTATTGTACCAAGAATGA
- the caprin2 gene encoding caprin-2 isoform X3 → MVQLCLSPTEDVTTTLELSEEGSERQEDPMMAGNPNMELNTFQLSLEISTVYIGYETYIEDGLICLKHKVRNLEKKKLKLEDYRKRLTRSEELNKDQLAAVEKYQEVLHNLAFAQELHKTLDDLTQSLLRAQKKAVKKEQVAKVEVERRRLATVLQIQNLLHSLQHEHIRRDLQVGHNQAPHISAQKLRSLGQLATLLGVKRNNQLNLGEQMEQAAVVYLDLLEGTDKPVAGSTFKLLKEELTRLLNCKYFNCLLPNKTPEVFPSKISHSTISKSKGNETKVCNENWREDLEAIRKREPPDNWDMECPVHKPWKGAATYIYKVPTKKQSDCKQKKERKAKGEQNAKLAVHMDMPQVVFNSQSTLPKDPILRKQHLEDFMTKIHGSFSFMQDSVLDGESPSNNGHPGLKRQSSGLPSPLVVQTDLRSPADFLLKAIHSTPLPTRLTEHKASLTSGDQCLESSNLELTAKDTPHEPLQLADKKAFPSPPLYRRESIISVCLDERSHPHTPVAEFELTPLHKHYPCNGVGSCTPTTPQGQTFSTPPTRRSLPSAQFQDIHSVFKVNTSSPQNGELNYKPESVVFSECSYSTASTQTPPEFAPSEDEPQPRGSYIPQAHLRDSGPVRYAVRDPGYQHKNEGGRHNSSAAWSDCSQLSSPDREGSFTIVDSGLGDSLSVSTVEVSLTPHSQHHPAMLPMQLYPLSQPLQVAFTASRTANFAPCNLDQPIVFDQLHSNLGEMYDTRIGRFTCPVNGTYVFIFHILKLAITVPLYINLMRNEDVMVSAYANDGAPDHETASNHAILPLFQGDQVWLRLHRGAIYGSTWKYSTFSGFLLYQE, encoded by the exons ATGGTGCAGCTGTGTCTGTCCCCTACGGAGGATGTCACCACCACACTTGAGCTCTCAGAGGAGGGCAGTGAAAGGCAGGAAGACCCCATGATGGCTGGTAACCCAAACATGGAGCTGAACACCTTTCAGCTCAGCCTGGAGATCTCCACTGTCTACATTGGCTATGAAACCTACATAGAAGATGGCCTCATCTGCCTTAAACACAAGGTCCGCaacttggagaaaaaaaag CTGAAACTGGAAGACTACAGGAAAAGGCTGACCAGGAGTGAGGAACTAAACAAAGATCAACTG gCGGCTGTGGAAAAGTATCAGGAGGTGTTGCATAACCTGGCATTTGCTCAGGAGCTACACAAAACCCTAGATGACTTGACTCAGAGT TTGCTGAGAGCCCAGAAGAAGGCAGTGAAAAAGGAGCAGGTGGCaaaggtggaggtggagaggaggcgTCTGGCAACAGTGCTTCAGATACAGAATCTTCTCCACAGCCTGCAACATGAGCATATTAGGAGAGACTTGCAGGTCGGACACAATCAGGCACCCCACATCTCAGCCCAGAAGCTGCGCAGCCTAGGTCAGCTTGCCACCCTGCTGGGAGTCAAGAGGAATAACCAACTGAA TTTAGGGGAGCAGATGGAACAGGCAGCTGTGGTGTACTTGGACTTGTTGGAGGGGACAGACAAGCCAGTTGCTGGATCCACAT TTAAGCTGTTGAAAGAGGAGCTCACCAGGCTGTTGAATTGCAAATACTTCAATTGTCTTCTACCCAACAAGACTCCTGAGGTTTTCCCGAGCAAAATCAGCCACAGCA CCATATCGAAGTCAAAAGGAAATGAAACGAAAGTTTGTAATGAG AACTGGAGGGAGGATTTGGAGGCCATACGAAAAAGGGAGCCTCCTGACAACTGGGATATGGAGTGCCCAGTCCACAAACCATGGAAAGGAGCTGCTACTTATATCTACAAAGTCCCCACCAAGAAACAATCTGACTGCAAACAG aaaaaagagaggaaagccAAAGGAGAGCAAAATGCCAAGTTG GCAGTACACATGGACATGCCCCAGGTAGTTTTTAACTCTCAGTCTACCTTACCCAAAGACCCCATCCTGAGGAAGCAGCACCTGGAGGACTTCATGACAAAGATCCATGGCTCCTTCAGTTTCATGCAG GACTCTGTCCTTGATGGTGAGAGCCCCTCGAATAATGGCCACCCTGGACTGAAGAGACAGTCATCTGGATTGCCCTCTCCTCTGG TAGTTCAGACAGACTTGAGAAGCCCAGCGGATTTCCTGCTCAAAGCAATTCAT TCCACCCCACTGCCTACTAGGCTTACGGAGCACAAAGCCAGTCTGACCAGTGGAGATCAGTGCCTGGAGTCCAGTAACCTGGAGCTTACCGCAAAGGACACACCTCAT GAGCCACTTCAGTTGGCTGATAAAAAGGCATTTCCCTCACCGCCACTGTACCGCAGGGAGTCCATCATTTCTGTGTGCCTGGATGAGAGGAGCCATCCTCAT ACACCTGTTGCTGAGTTTGAGCTCACCCCATTACATAAGCATTATCCATGCAATGGGGTGGGATCTTGCACCCCTACCACCCCTCAGGGACAGACTTTCTCTACACCCCCCACCAGGAGATCTCTCCCCTCTGCACAATTTCAGGACATCCATTCT GTCTTCAAGGTGAATACATCCTCTCCCCAGAATGGGGAACTGAACTACAAACCAGAATCTGTAGTTTTCTCTGAGTGCAGTTACAGTACTGCCAGTACACAAACCCCACCTGAGTTTGCGCCCTCAGAAGACGAACCACAGCCCA GAGGATCCTACATTCCCCAGGCTCATCTCAGGGATTCTGGTCCTGTCCGCTATGCTGTAAGG GACCCTGGATACCAACACAAAAATGAAGGAGGGAGGCATAACTCCAGTG cagcatggAGTGATTGTTCCCAGTTGAGTAGCCCAGACCGGGAGGGATCCTTCACCATTGTTGACTCTGGGCTAGGTGACTCACTGTCAGTCTCCACTGTGGAGGTCTCACTTACTCCCCACAGCCAACACCACCCTGCAATGTTACCAATGCAACTCTACCCACTCTCCCAGCCTCTGCAAGTGGCCTTCACTGCCTCTCGCACTGCCAACTTTGCCCCGTGTAATCTGGACCAACCTATTGTGTTTGACCAGCTACACAGCAATCTGGGGGAGATGTACGACACCCGTATCGGCCGCTTCACCTGCCCTGTCAACGGAACGTATGTCTTCATCTTCCACATTCTGAAGCTCGCCATCACCGTGCCGCTCTATATCAACCTCATGCGCAACGAGGATGTGATGGTGTCCGCTTATGCCAATGATGGAGCCCCAGATCATGAGACAGCCAGCAACCACGCCATCCTGCCTCTCTTCCAAGGGGACCAAGTTTGGCTTCGTTTGCATCGTGGTGCTATCTATGGCAGCACCTGGAAGTACAGCACCTTCTCTGGCTTCCTATTGTACCAAGAATGA